In Micromonospora sp. NBC_01813, the following are encoded in one genomic region:
- a CDS encoding DUF998 domain-containing protein: protein MTTTIVRAGTFRWYRNVQLSLGVGTAAGTGLLLVGDVDPVDEMVSESIRTVPGAVLLALAACGLAAAGASLLAGVRRVLPPAWPLTVLLSVWCVSLVAVVVFPTNLPGTEPGVAAGLHRFGAALMAALPPLFALLIAKRAGRGADPARVRWLRAAGWSAFAACVAFAAVNGPAVLLGQGSLPYAGLAERVLLALLVVVVGLCAWVLEGEERSRWT, encoded by the coding sequence ATGACAACGACGATCGTCCGGGCGGGCACCTTCCGCTGGTATCGCAACGTCCAGCTGAGCCTGGGCGTGGGCACGGCGGCCGGGACGGGCCTGCTGCTGGTCGGCGATGTCGACCCGGTGGACGAGATGGTCAGCGAATCGATCCGGACCGTGCCGGGCGCCGTCCTGCTGGCCTTGGCGGCGTGTGGGCTCGCGGCAGCCGGCGCATCGCTCCTGGCCGGCGTCCGGCGTGTGCTGCCACCGGCCTGGCCCCTCACCGTGCTGCTGTCGGTGTGGTGCGTGTCCCTGGTCGCGGTGGTGGTGTTCCCCACTAACCTGCCGGGGACCGAACCGGGCGTCGCTGCCGGGTTGCATCGCTTCGGCGCGGCGCTGATGGCGGCGCTGCCACCGCTCTTCGCCCTGCTCATCGCCAAGCGTGCCGGGCGCGGGGCCGACCCGGCCCGGGTCCGCTGGCTGCGCGCGGCCGGGTGGTCCGCGTTTGCCGCGTGCGTCGCGTTCGCGGCGGTGAACGGGCCGGCGGTGCTGCTCGGCCAAGGTTCTCTCCCGTACGCGGGCCTGGCCGAACGGGTCCTGCTGGCGCTCCTGGTCGTCGTAGTCGGGCTCTGCGCCTGGGTGCTCGAAGGAGAGGAGCGATCCCGATGGACCTGA